A part of Rhodamnia argentea isolate NSW1041297 chromosome 8, ASM2092103v1, whole genome shotgun sequence genomic DNA contains:
- the LOC115730895 gene encoding uncharacterized protein LOC115730895 has protein sequence MASGKVSLKLLVDKSNRTVLFAEASKDFVDFLLHIPALPVGTVVRLLAQTGMAGSVGNLYGSIEKLNEVDITSSKKDVPLKPKAPAFLSAIPFLSPWTSSLDSTPKTYYRCPYHPDYVAEDPSAKCPQCDHSMNNTFILVQSPAGKLTAAAASAAESDGKGGFVQGVATYMVMDDLAVKPMSTISSITMLNQFNVKEIGHLEEKVISFGMDEGMKLLRASFHSKKVLTNVFLGEK, from the coding sequence ATGGCGTCAGGCAAAGTAAGCTTGAAGCTTctggtcgacaagagcaaccgAACGGTGCTCTTTGCTGAAGCAAGCAAAGATTTTGTCGACTTCCTCTTGCACATCCCCGCGCTGCCGGTCGGGACGGTGGTCCGGCTCCTTGCCCAAACCGGGATGGCGGGCAGTGTAGGCAATCTCTACGGCAGTATCGAGAAACTGAACGAGGTGGACATCACGTCTTCCAAGAAAGACGTCCCGTTGAAACCCAAAGCACCCGCCTTTCTCTCGGCAATCCCATTTCTATCGCCTTGGACATCGTCCTTAGACTCAACTCCGAAAACCTACTACAGGTGCCCTTACCATCCAGACTATGTCGCTGAGGACCCTTCCGCAAAATGTCCTCAGTGCGATCATTCCATGAACAACACATTCATTCTTGTCCAATCGCCGGCTGGTAAACTGACGGCTGCTGCGGCATCAGCAGCTGAGTCAGACGGTAAGGGCGGTTTTGTGCAAGGGGTGGCGACGTACATGGTGATGGACGATCTGGCGGTCAAGCCGATGTCGACTATTTCGAGCATTACTATGCTGAACCAGTTCAACGTGAAGGAGATTGGGCATCTTGAGGAGAAGGTGATCAGCTTTGGAATGGATGAG